The Zobellia alginiliquefaciens genome contains a region encoding:
- a CDS encoding 3-hydroxyanthranilate 3,4-dioxygenase produces MSIKAPFNLNRWIEENRNTLKPPVGNKNLYKDAGDYIVMVVAGPNARKDYHYNETEELFYQLEGTIEVHIQEEGRKKTMQLGPGDMYLHPAKIPHSPVRHEGSIGLVIERKRADMNVDDGLLWFCDNCNNKLYEAYFTLNDIEVDFLKHFKHFYGSEELRTCNNCGTVMPVDKRFVGSE; encoded by the coding sequence ATGTCAATAAAAGCCCCTTTTAATCTCAATCGTTGGATAGAGGAAAATAGAAACACGCTTAAACCTCCCGTAGGCAACAAAAACCTTTATAAAGATGCTGGAGATTATATTGTAATGGTAGTTGCAGGTCCCAATGCAAGAAAAGACTATCATTATAATGAGACCGAAGAGCTTTTCTACCAACTAGAAGGAACTATTGAAGTTCACATTCAAGAAGAGGGTCGTAAGAAAACAATGCAACTTGGCCCTGGAGATATGTATTTGCACCCCGCAAAAATCCCACATTCACCCGTGCGTCACGAAGGCAGCATAGGCCTTGTTATTGAAAGAAAACGAGCCGACATGAATGTAGACGATGGCTTACTCTGGTTTTGCGATAATTGCAACAACAAGCTATATGAAGCCTATTTTACCCTAAATGACATTGAAGTAGACTTTTTAAAGCATTTCAAGCATTTTTATGGTTCGGAAGAACTGCGCACATGTAATAATTGCGGTACCGTAATGCCCGTTGATAAGAGATTTGTAGGTAGTGAGTAA
- a CDS encoding CAP domain-containing protein has protein sequence MKMRMTYVALVLFVCTLASCSKESVATADITEKENAEIVEKELLEAVNGHRLSIGRNSLEFSSIAYIHANKHTDYMIAKGALNHDNFSARASEISSVEAAEFVAENVAKDYTTASEALTGWLNSSNHKETMEGEFTHTAVSVKKDSEGKLYFTQIFFR, from the coding sequence ATGAAAATGAGAATGACCTATGTCGCCCTCGTTTTATTTGTATGTACTTTGGCCTCTTGTAGCAAAGAGTCTGTGGCAACTGCAGATATAACCGAGAAAGAAAACGCAGAAATCGTAGAGAAAGAACTTCTTGAGGCCGTTAATGGACACCGGCTTTCTATAGGAAGAAATTCACTGGAATTTAGTTCAATAGCATATATACATGCTAATAAACACACGGATTATATGATTGCCAAAGGCGCCCTGAACCACGATAATTTTAGTGCTCGCGCCTCTGAAATATCTTCCGTGGAAGCCGCTGAATTTGTTGCTGAAAATGTAGCAAAGGATTATACTACCGCTTCTGAAGCCCTTACCGGCTGGCTAAACAGCAGCAACCATAAAGAAACAATGGAGGGCGAGTTTACCCATACTGCGGTAAGTGTAAAAAAAGATAGTGAAGGAAAACTCTACTTTACACAAATATTTTTCCGCTAG
- a CDS encoding lipocalin family protein, with protein MKKPILLLFLAAGCIATSCKSDDSGEDGDLMGTWSYIAYIDSDGEEPSNDCESMDILRFKDGNVFDYEFHSTDNSNGDCIEGTHNSGSWTYLFNRKVQLDYGLNGDSNITIAKYKVSGDILTLTIDEDNGEYQEKYRKN; from the coding sequence ATGAAAAAACCTATTCTATTATTGTTTTTGGCCGCAGGCTGCATTGCAACTTCGTGTAAATCCGACGACTCCGGTGAAGATGGGGATTTAATGGGAACTTGGTCTTATATTGCATATATAGATTCTGATGGCGAAGAGCCTTCCAATGACTGTGAAAGCATGGATATTCTCCGGTTTAAGGACGGGAATGTTTTCGATTATGAGTTCCACAGTACGGATAATTCAAACGGTGACTGCATAGAAGGCACTCACAATTCCGGCTCTTGGACTTATTTGTTCAATAGAAAAGTTCAATTGGATTATGGCCTGAACGGAGATTCAAACATAACCATTGCCAAATACAAGGTTTCTGGAGATATTCTAACCCTTACTATTGATGAAGATAATGGTGAATATCAAGAAAAATATAGGAAAAACTAA
- a CDS encoding CvpA family protein encodes MSFLDIILGLLLLYGLWKGLKNGLFVELASIVALIAGIYGAIHFSYYAGDYLSQNMEWNERYINIAAFVITFIVIVLAVQLAGRFLTKIANFAMLGLLNKVAGGIFGVVKVAVILGALLIFFERVNNSAGVVKDETMQESVLYEPIKEIGAFIFDKVLKEEINPKGEVEKQTLQASN; translated from the coding sequence ATGAGCTTCTTAGATATTATTTTAGGACTACTTCTTTTATATGGACTTTGGAAAGGTCTAAAAAACGGACTTTTTGTAGAACTTGCCTCCATTGTTGCTCTTATTGCAGGAATTTACGGAGCCATCCATTTCTCATACTATGCAGGCGATTATCTTTCTCAAAACATGGAATGGAATGAACGGTATATTAATATTGCCGCTTTTGTAATAACTTTTATAGTCATTGTTCTTGCGGTACAATTAGCTGGAAGATTCCTAACCAAAATTGCCAATTTTGCAATGTTAGGTCTATTAAATAAAGTTGCAGGTGGAATTTTTGGCGTAGTCAAAGTAGCCGTAATCTTGGGAGCCTTACTCATTTTCTTTGAACGAGTAAACAATTCAGCAGGTGTGGTCAAAGATGAAACCATGCAAGAATCCGTGCTTTACGAACCCATTAAAGAAATTGGTGCTTTTATTTTTGACAAGGTCCTTAAAGAAGAAATAAACCCTAAAGGCGAAGTAGAAAAACAAACACTACAGGCAAGCAATTGA
- the glpK gene encoding glycerol kinase GlpK — MKYIISLDQGTTSSRALLVDEEGQIQGMVQKEFRQIFPKSGWVEHDPKEILETQMGVLSELLEKEKVDVKDVVSIGITNQRETTMVWDKTTGEPVYNAIVWQDKRTADICEHLKKTGLTEHVRKTTGLVIDSYFSGTKVKWILDNVEGARAKAENGDLLMGTVDSWLVWNMTNGANHVTDYTNASRTMIYDIVNLKWDDKMLKALGIPKLMLPEVKPSAHHFGDYEINGKKIPIAGIAGDQQAALFGQACFKKGTAKNTYGTGCFMLMNTGETPQFSKNGLLTTIAYGLDGKVNYALEGSIFIAGAAIQWLRDGLELIENASETEALADSVEGENPVYVVPAFAGLGAPYWDMYARGAVFGLTRDTGKAHLAKATLESLAYQTKDILKAMEDDSEIQLKNLRVDGGACANNHLMQFQADILDSEVHRPEVIESTAMGAAYLAGIQVGLWKQEDVDQNRPMNRIFKPTFDRVKRKRLYKKWKQAVERTKGWDDK; from the coding sequence ATGAAATACATAATATCGTTAGATCAAGGAACTACCAGTTCACGTGCTTTGCTTGTGGATGAAGAGGGCCAAATTCAAGGCATGGTTCAAAAGGAGTTCCGGCAAATTTTTCCAAAATCAGGTTGGGTAGAACATGACCCAAAAGAAATTCTAGAAACTCAAATGGGAGTTTTAAGTGAACTGCTAGAAAAGGAAAAAGTAGATGTTAAGGATGTTGTAAGTATAGGTATAACCAACCAAAGGGAAACCACAATGGTTTGGGACAAGACTACAGGTGAGCCTGTTTATAATGCTATTGTGTGGCAAGATAAGCGCACGGCGGATATCTGTGAGCATTTAAAAAAGACCGGTTTAACGGAGCACGTCCGTAAAACAACCGGATTGGTTATTGATTCTTATTTTTCCGGAACCAAAGTAAAGTGGATTTTAGATAATGTTGAAGGTGCTCGTGCAAAGGCAGAGAATGGTGATTTGCTTATGGGTACTGTTGATTCGTGGTTGGTGTGGAACATGACCAATGGTGCTAATCATGTAACGGATTATACCAACGCATCCCGTACAATGATTTATGATATTGTTAACCTGAAATGGGACGATAAGATGTTAAAAGCGCTTGGTATTCCTAAGTTGATGCTGCCAGAGGTTAAACCATCTGCGCACCATTTTGGCGATTACGAGATAAACGGGAAGAAAATACCTATTGCAGGTATTGCTGGTGATCAACAAGCAGCACTTTTCGGGCAGGCATGTTTTAAGAAGGGTACTGCCAAAAATACATATGGTACCGGTTGTTTTATGCTTATGAACACGGGGGAAACTCCTCAGTTCAGTAAAAACGGACTACTTACTACCATTGCTTACGGATTAGATGGTAAAGTGAACTATGCTCTTGAAGGGAGTATTTTTATTGCCGGAGCGGCAATTCAATGGCTTCGCGATGGGTTGGAGTTAATTGAGAACGCATCTGAAACCGAGGCTTTGGCGGATTCTGTAGAAGGTGAAAATCCGGTCTATGTGGTGCCTGCCTTTGCTGGTTTGGGAGCTCCTTATTGGGATATGTACGCTAGAGGTGCTGTTTTTGGATTAACACGGGATACAGGTAAGGCTCATCTGGCAAAAGCGACTTTAGAGTCTTTGGCATATCAGACAAAGGATATTTTAAAAGCAATGGAAGACGATTCCGAAATTCAATTGAAGAACCTTCGTGTAGATGGCGGGGCATGCGCCAATAACCATTTAATGCAGTTTCAGGCAGATATATTGGATTCTGAGGTGCATAGACCAGAAGTAATTGAGTCTACCGCTATGGGAGCCGCTTATTTAGCGGGTATTCAAGTAGGGCTTTGGAAACAGGAAGATGTTGACCAAAATAGGCCAATGAACAGAATCTTTAAGCCTACCTTTGACCGCGTAAAGCGCAAACGTCTGTATAAAAAATGGAAACAGGCCGTTGAGCGTACCAAAGGTTGGGATGATAAATAA
- a CDS encoding glycerol-3-phosphate dehydrogenase/oxidase, with protein sequence MKNIRFSNLDRAKTIQELTNDTYDLVVIGGGITGGGIALDAASRGLKVALVEKGDFASGTSSKSTKLIHGGLRYLKQFDFWLVKEVGSERAIVHKLAPHLVLPEKMLLPLIENGSYGKWLTSIGLKVYDILAQVTGEDKRKMLEKKEAMKLEPLLPKKIVKGAGYYAEYRTDDARLTIENIKSSLLFGAQALNYASVEDFVYEDDKVAGVKVKDGVSGATFSIKSKYVISAAGPWVDELRSTNNSKKGKQLHLTKGVHLVFPKEKLPIKQSVYFDVPDGRMMFAIPRGKITYVGTTDTNFNKDKDNVRTDLADAIYLISAVNNMFPSINLEMDDIISSWAGLRPLIHEEGKSASELSRKDEIFTSDTGLISIAGGKLTGYRKMAERVVDRIAKKMEEEDGTQLKECYTEKIFLCGNVDFKKFKHVEKYIAEVYSRIKSDGFSKHDAWFLVTNYGKQTEMILENYATLKDADKYVRMAKAELQFGVEFEMVQNPMDFFIRRTGRLYFDIDSIRTLMEPILEEFKSIFTVDDAQVAEWREILMKELDDHSNFTLDRV encoded by the coding sequence ATGAAAAATATTAGGTTCTCTAATTTAGATAGGGCGAAAACAATACAAGAGCTAACCAATGACACTTATGATTTGGTTGTAATTGGCGGTGGTATTACAGGAGGTGGAATTGCCCTAGATGCAGCCTCACGAGGATTGAAAGTAGCCTTGGTGGAAAAAGGCGATTTTGCATCCGGTACCAGTAGCAAGTCTACAAAACTAATTCATGGCGGATTGCGTTATTTAAAGCAGTTTGATTTTTGGCTGGTGAAGGAAGTAGGGTCGGAGCGAGCAATTGTTCATAAACTGGCACCGCACTTGGTTTTGCCCGAAAAAATGTTGTTACCGCTTATTGAAAACGGTTCGTACGGAAAGTGGTTAACATCAATTGGGTTAAAGGTGTATGATATTTTGGCCCAGGTTACCGGAGAGGACAAACGTAAGATGCTGGAGAAGAAAGAGGCTATGAAATTAGAGCCGTTACTTCCAAAAAAAATAGTAAAAGGTGCGGGATATTATGCGGAGTACCGTACAGATGATGCACGTTTAACTATTGAAAATATTAAATCTAGTCTTTTATTTGGCGCACAGGCTTTGAACTACGCTTCTGTGGAGGACTTTGTCTATGAAGACGATAAAGTGGCAGGGGTTAAAGTAAAAGACGGAGTTAGCGGTGCTACATTCAGTATTAAATCTAAATACGTAATCAGTGCGGCTGGCCCGTGGGTAGATGAGCTTAGAAGTACCAATAACTCTAAGAAAGGAAAGCAGTTGCATTTAACCAAAGGGGTACATTTAGTATTTCCAAAAGAAAAATTACCAATAAAACAGTCGGTATATTTTGATGTTCCAGATGGTAGAATGATGTTTGCCATTCCTCGTGGGAAAATTACTTATGTAGGTACTACGGATACCAATTTCAATAAGGATAAAGATAATGTTCGTACAGATTTGGCAGATGCCATCTATCTAATTTCAGCTGTGAACAATATGTTTCCGAGCATTAATTTAGAAATGGATGACATCATTTCTTCGTGGGCAGGTTTACGTCCGTTAATTCATGAAGAAGGGAAATCTGCTTCTGAATTGTCCAGAAAGGATGAAATTTTCACTTCTGATACGGGGCTTATTAGCATTGCAGGAGGGAAACTTACGGGCTACCGTAAAATGGCTGAACGTGTTGTTGATCGTATCGCCAAGAAAATGGAAGAGGAAGACGGTACCCAGTTGAAAGAATGTTACACAGAAAAAATATTCTTATGTGGTAATGTTGATTTCAAAAAATTCAAACACGTAGAAAAATATATTGCTGAGGTTTATAGCCGTATTAAATCTGATGGTTTCTCTAAACATGATGCTTGGTTCTTGGTTACCAATTACGGTAAACAGACGGAAATGATACTAGAAAACTACGCCACTTTAAAAGATGCGGATAAATATGTCCGTATGGCAAAAGCAGAACTTCAGTTTGGCGTTGAGTTTGAGATGGTACAAAACCCAATGGATTTCTTTATCCGTAGAACAGGTAGATTGTATTTTGATATTGATAGTATACGCACCCTAATGGAACCTATATTGGAAGAGTTTAAATCCATCTTTACTGTTGATGACGCTCAGGTTGCTGAATGGAGAGAAATCCTAATGAAAGAATTAGATGACCACTCCAACTTCACCCTAGATCGCGTATAA
- a CDS encoding NAD(P)H-dependent glycerol-3-phosphate dehydrogenase has translation MTQKFTVLGGGSWATAIVKMLCVNQEKVGWYMRNSDAVGFINIQKHNPNYLTSVTFDTNKLELTDDINKAVDNSNILIFAIPSAFVEGELKKITTSLEDKIVFSAIKGIVPESGLIVGEHFHEKYNIPFENIGVITGPCHAEEVALERLSYLTIACADTEKATYVAKNLSSDYIKTKVTEDIIGTEYAAMLKNIYAIAAGIAHGLGYGDNFQSVLMSNAIREMKRYTKRIHKIDRNINESAYLGDLLVTGYSTFSRNRMFGNMIGKGYTVKSAQMEMRMVAEGYYATKSAYAIKSNFKKKVKVPIIDAVYAVLYEDKSAKKVFSALTDKLD, from the coding sequence ATGACCCAAAAATTTACAGTATTAGGAGGCGGTAGCTGGGCTACAGCCATTGTGAAAATGCTTTGTGTAAATCAAGAAAAGGTAGGTTGGTACATGCGGAATTCAGATGCCGTTGGTTTTATCAACATTCAAAAACACAACCCCAATTATCTTACTTCGGTTACTTTTGACACCAACAAATTAGAACTTACCGATGACATCAATAAAGCGGTAGATAATTCTAATATTTTAATATTTGCCATTCCATCCGCATTTGTGGAAGGTGAGCTCAAAAAAATTACTACATCCTTAGAGGATAAAATTGTGTTTTCTGCCATAAAAGGAATTGTTCCCGAATCCGGATTAATAGTTGGTGAGCATTTTCATGAAAAATATAACATCCCTTTTGAAAATATTGGCGTCATTACCGGACCCTGTCATGCAGAAGAGGTTGCCTTAGAGCGGTTATCTTATTTAACCATTGCTTGTGCAGATACGGAGAAAGCAACTTATGTTGCCAAAAATCTAAGTAGCGATTATATTAAAACAAAAGTTACCGAAGATATTATAGGTACTGAATATGCGGCAATGCTGAAGAATATTTATGCCATTGCTGCAGGTATTGCCCACGGACTGGGTTATGGGGACAACTTCCAAAGCGTACTTATGAGCAATGCCATTCGCGAAATGAAGCGTTACACCAAACGCATCCATAAAATAGACCGTAATATTAATGAATCTGCCTATTTGGGCGATTTATTGGTTACCGGTTACTCCACATTTAGCCGTAACCGTATGTTTGGAAATATGATTGGGAAAGGGTACACCGTAAAAAGTGCTCAGATGGAAATGCGTATGGTTGCCGAAGGGTATTACGCTACCAAAAGTGCCTATGCGATCAAATCCAATTTTAAGAAAAAAGTGAAAGTTCCTATAATAGACGCGGTATACGCGGTTCTTTACGAAGATAAAAGTGCCAAAAAAGTCTTTTCGGCACTGACAGACAAGCTGGATTAA
- a CDS encoding nicotinic acid mononucleotide adenyltransferase, whose protein sequence is MKTKLLLTTIFAATLMTSCYTEVIVEDDYIDEPVYNTSQVLQSYDLWYVDINATSGNGEVPFLQRAFTVSFDRGIFYANNNIVGIGKTGNGFGIDVGYYNTVRGSVDIDHDIDGEWFLDVFAVSGNTIELYDARSDTSYYLKGYQVSNFDYDMLFYENIHYFLQEYNAWEKSYTSLEGALNEFDNENFLQFNPNNFRSSIDQVGTPLVNLQWDFEGDYSVYDTADDEMLKTLTLDYRSSSNDYFELYVINESTIELYHPSSRTVYEFRGKGYQEYLKAGKGAVEKKRKKTSNPFMNVKRSRDI, encoded by the coding sequence ATGAAGACAAAACTACTTTTAACAACAATTTTTGCGGCCACTTTAATGACCTCATGTTATACTGAGGTTATTGTTGAAGATGATTATATAGATGAACCTGTTTATAATACAAGCCAAGTATTGCAGTCATATGACCTTTGGTATGTAGATATCAATGCTACTTCGGGCAACGGGGAGGTTCCTTTTTTACAACGTGCCTTTACGGTATCTTTTGATAGGGGTATATTTTATGCCAATAATAATATAGTGGGCATTGGTAAAACAGGAAATGGTTTTGGTATTGATGTGGGCTATTACAATACAGTTCGTGGATCGGTAGATATAGATCATGATATAGACGGAGAATGGTTTTTAGATGTATTTGCCGTAAGCGGGAATACTATAGAATTATATGATGCACGTTCGGATACATCATATTATTTAAAGGGGTATCAGGTTAGTAATTTTGATTATGATATGTTGTTTTATGAGAATATCCATTACTTTTTACAAGAGTATAATGCTTGGGAAAAATCATATACAAGTCTAGAAGGAGCCTTGAATGAGTTCGATAATGAGAACTTTTTGCAGTTTAATCCTAACAATTTTAGGTCGTCTATTGATCAAGTTGGAACACCTCTTGTAAACCTTCAATGGGATTTTGAGGGTGATTACTCGGTGTACGACACTGCAGACGATGAAATGCTCAAAACTTTAACACTGGACTACCGTTCATCGAGCAATGATTACTTTGAATTGTACGTTATTAATGAGAGTACTATTGAGCTTTATCATCCCAGCAGTAGAACAGTGTATGAGTTCCGCGGAAAAGGTTATCAAGAGTATTTAAAAGCCGGAAAAGGCGCAGTAGAAAAAAAGAGAAAAAAGACTTCTAATCCCTTCATGAATGTGAAAAGAAGTAGAGATATATAA
- a CDS encoding SulP family inorganic anion transporter — MKKYLNLFDFNQKVDYKNEILAGLTVAMTMIPESLMFAILAGFSPLVGLYAAFIMGLVTSIFGGRPGLISGGAGATVVVLMALMNSHGLEYVFAAVALAGVFQMIVGLLKLGKFIRLVPQPVMFGFVNGLAVIIFMAQMDQFKMGTGDAAVWLSGTPLYTMLGLVLFTIAIIVFVPRFTKAVPSSLIGIIVVFIIVYVLDIDTKQVVHIINQDTLPGEELKSLSGSLPSFHIPDISFTLEDFKIILPYGLIMAAVGLTEGLLTLNLVDEITGTKGSGNRECLAQGGANILNGFFGGMGGCPMIAQTLVNLSAGSRARLSGIIASLTILLIILFGAPVIELVPIAALVGVMVMVAVGTFEWASFKALRRMPKPDIFVMILVTLITVLLHNLALAVLIGVIISALVFAWESAKRIRARKRIDENGVKHYEIYGPLFFGSVTAFNEKFDVLNDPDEVIIDFAESKVSDMSAIEALNRITERYAEQGKKVQLRHLSKDCIRLLENAIDIIDVNVLEDPTYKVVTDKV, encoded by the coding sequence ATGAAGAAGTATCTGAATTTGTTCGATTTTAATCAGAAGGTCGATTATAAAAATGAAATATTAGCGGGATTAACGGTTGCAATGACGATGATACCAGAATCGTTAATGTTTGCGATTCTTGCCGGATTTTCGCCATTAGTAGGTTTGTACGCTGCTTTTATAATGGGCTTGGTTACATCGATTTTTGGAGGAAGACCTGGGCTAATTTCCGGTGGGGCCGGTGCTACGGTAGTGGTATTGATGGCACTGATGAATTCTCATGGATTGGAATATGTTTTTGCAGCAGTTGCCTTGGCAGGTGTTTTTCAAATGATAGTAGGTCTGTTAAAGCTTGGTAAGTTTATTCGTTTAGTTCCTCAACCCGTAATGTTCGGGTTTGTTAATGGTTTGGCTGTCATTATTTTTATGGCACAAATGGACCAATTTAAAATGGGGACGGGAGATGCTGCAGTTTGGCTCTCAGGTACGCCATTATATACCATGTTAGGCCTAGTATTGTTTACGATCGCGATTATCGTTTTTGTCCCCAGGTTTACCAAAGCGGTTCCGTCTTCCTTAATCGGAATTATCGTAGTATTTATAATAGTGTATGTTCTTGATATTGATACCAAACAGGTGGTACATATTATTAATCAAGATACCTTGCCAGGAGAAGAGCTCAAGTCGCTTAGTGGGTCTCTGCCTTCATTCCACATACCCGATATCTCCTTTACATTGGAAGACTTTAAGATTATTTTACCTTATGGTTTGATCATGGCAGCAGTTGGACTAACCGAAGGTTTGCTTACGTTGAACCTGGTAGATGAAATTACTGGAACCAAAGGGAGTGGTAATAGAGAGTGTTTGGCACAGGGAGGAGCAAATATACTGAACGGATTTTTCGGAGGAATGGGCGGATGTCCTATGATTGCGCAAACTTTGGTCAATCTATCAGCAGGTTCTAGGGCAAGATTGTCGGGAATAATTGCTTCACTCACTATATTATTGATCATACTGTTCGGTGCTCCGGTCATAGAACTTGTTCCAATTGCCGCATTGGTAGGGGTAATGGTGATGGTCGCCGTTGGTACGTTTGAGTGGGCAAGCTTTAAGGCTTTACGAAGAATGCCTAAGCCGGATATTTTTGTAATGATATTGGTCACCTTAATTACCGTGCTATTGCACAATTTAGCTTTAGCCGTATTAATAGGGGTTATAATATCTGCATTGGTATTTGCTTGGGAAAGTGCGAAGCGTATTAGAGCGCGTAAACGTATAGACGAAAATGGGGTTAAACATTATGAAATTTATGGTCCTTTGTTTTTCGGTTCGGTAACTGCTTTTAATGAAAAGTTTGATGTGCTGAACGATCCGGATGAAGTAATAATTGACTTTGCAGAAAGTAAAGTTTCGGACATGTCCGCAATTGAAGCTTTAAATAGGATTACAGAGCGATATGCGGAGCAAGGAAAGAAAGTTCAATTACGGCATTTAAGTAAAGATTGTATTCGCCTTTTAGAGAATGCTATTGATATTATTGATGTAAACGTTCTAGAGGATCCTACTTACAAAGTAGTTACGGATAAGGTGTAA
- a CDS encoding glycoside hydrolase family 88/105 protein, whose protein sequence is MKSLHSFIIALITITCASTAYSQKIKPKKVKETMQRVADWQIENFDGLYSGHKKPHHPLDWTNAALYVGMVKWAAMAEDDTYYEWLKNIGEENEWQLHRRKYHADDHAVGQMYIDLFRKYNDEKMIAPTKEQFNYIMYHPSQSALEWKTPYHQDRWNWCDALFMSPPVWAKLYKETGEKKYLDFMVSEFKASTDFLFDKDDSLYYRDERYFDQLDNGTKIFWSRGNGWVFAGLTNIMNELDPKSEEYAYFLDIYTKMAKKLLEIQTEEGHWAMSLLGQEFYPTPETSGSSFYVYGLAWGINKGILDKDTYEPAVKKGWNAMVGHVTKDGMLGYVQPIGAAPGKAWPDKTEVYGTGAFLSAGSEVYKLYGGE, encoded by the coding sequence TTGAAATCACTACACTCATTTATTATTGCCTTAATTACAATTACGTGTGCGAGCACGGCTTATTCGCAAAAGATTAAACCCAAAAAAGTAAAGGAAACCATGCAACGCGTTGCAGATTGGCAAATCGAAAATTTTGATGGTCTGTATAGCGGACATAAAAAACCGCATCACCCGTTAGACTGGACGAATGCCGCCCTCTATGTAGGTATGGTAAAGTGGGCGGCTATGGCCGAAGATGATACCTATTACGAATGGTTAAAAAATATTGGTGAGGAAAACGAGTGGCAACTACATAGAAGAAAATATCATGCGGACGACCATGCTGTGGGCCAAATGTATATTGACCTTTTTCGTAAATACAATGATGAAAAAATGATTGCTCCTACCAAAGAACAATTCAATTATATTATGTATCACCCTTCACAAAGCGCTTTGGAATGGAAAACACCATATCACCAAGACCGTTGGAACTGGTGTGATGCCCTTTTTATGTCACCACCGGTTTGGGCAAAGTTGTACAAAGAAACGGGAGAGAAAAAGTATCTAGACTTTATGGTATCCGAATTTAAAGCCTCTACAGATTTTCTCTTTGATAAAGATGATAGCCTTTACTACCGCGATGAAAGGTATTTTGATCAGTTGGATAACGGTACAAAAATATTTTGGTCTCGTGGCAACGGATGGGTGTTTGCCGGGCTTACCAACATCATGAACGAATTGGACCCAAAAAGCGAAGAATACGCCTATTTCTTGGACATCTATACCAAAATGGCGAAAAAGCTTCTTGAGATTCAAACTGAAGAAGGGCATTGGGCCATGAGTCTTTTAGGTCAAGAGTTTTATCCTACTCCTGAAACAAGTGGTTCGTCATTCTATGTTTACGGGTTAGCATGGGGTATAAACAAAGGTATTTTGGACAAGGACACCTACGAGCCAGCTGTTAAAAAAGGGTGGAATGCAATGGTAGGCCATGTAACTAAAGACGGCATGCTAGGCTATGTTCAACCTATTGGGGCCGCACCGGGCAAAGCTTGGCCCGATAAAACGGAAGTATATGGAACGGGTGCGTTTTTAAGCGCTGGCTCCGAAGTTTATAAACTTTACGGTGGCGAATAA
- a CDS encoding c-type cytochrome, with protein MKKLLSVLALGALLASCGEEKKEEKKGGFEMNRTKTETKSVEAKSEGVPVDMDNQGVGPYKDISFDADIDSEMAAAGEAKFKAVCTACHMVDKRLIGPALKGVYERRSPAWVMNMIANPDKMLKEDPIAQALLKEYNNAIMLNQNLSEEDTRAVAEYLRTL; from the coding sequence ATGAAAAAATTATTAAGCGTATTGGCACTTGGTGCATTGCTTGCCAGCTGTGGCGAAGAAAAAAAGGAAGAAAAAAAGGGTGGTTTTGAAATGAACAGAACTAAGACCGAAACTAAATCCGTAGAAGCTAAATCGGAAGGTGTACCGGTTGATATGGATAACCAAGGAGTTGGGCCATACAAAGACATTTCTTTTGATGCCGATATTGATTCTGAAATGGCCGCTGCCGGAGAAGCTAAGTTTAAAGCGGTCTGTACCGCTTGCCATATGGTAGACAAACGATTAATTGGTCCTGCTTTAAAAGGAGTTTATGAAAGAAGAAGTCCAGCATGGGTTATGAATATGATTGCCAACCCTGATAAAATGCTTAAGGAAGACCCAATTGCACAGGCACTATTGAAAGAATACAATAACGCAATTATGCTAAATCAGAATCTTTCTGAAGAAGACACAAGAGCCGTTGCAGAGTACCTTCGTACGCTTTAA